One segment of Stappia sp. 28M-7 DNA contains the following:
- a CDS encoding twin-arginine translocation signal domain-containing protein, translating into MRRKDTAIEADRRSFLKLAGLGAVAGTATLVTGEAEAVEADKAAGSGYRETEHVKTFYDTARF; encoded by the coding sequence ATGAGACGCAAGGACACAGCGATTGAGGCGGATCGTCGGAGTTTCCTGAAGCTTGCAGGGCTCGGTGCCGTGGCCGGCACGGCGACGCTCGTGACTGGCGAGGCCGAAGCGGTCGAGGCCGACAAGGCGGCTGGGAGCGGCTACCGCGAGACCGAGCATGTGAAGACCTTCTACGACACGGCCCGGTTCTGA